A section of the Humulus lupulus chromosome 2, drHumLupu1.1, whole genome shotgun sequence genome encodes:
- the LOC133817636 gene encoding large ribosomal subunit protein uL2z-like, translating to MGRVIRAQRKGAGSVFKSHTHHRKGPARFRSLDFGERNGYLKGVVTDIIHDPGRGAPLARVTFRHPFRYKHQKELFIAAEGLYSGQFIYCGKKANLVVGNVLPLRSLPEGTVICNVEHHVGDRGVLARASGDYAVVISHNPDNGTSRVKLPSGAKKILPSGCRAMIGQVAGGGRTEKPMLKAGNAYHKFRVKRNSWPKVRGVAMNPVEHPHGGGNHQHIGHASTVPRDAAPGQKVGLIAARRTGRLRGQAAAAASKSDKGS from the exons ATGGGACGAGTCATTCGTGCTCAGCGTAAGGGTGCGGGATCAGTCTTCAAGTCCCATACCCACCACCGTAAGGGTCCGGCCAGGTTCAGGTCTCTCGACTTCGGCGAGCGCAATGGTTACCTGAAGGGTGTGGTCACTGACATCATCCACGACCCAGGAAGAGGTGCCCCACTCGCCCGAGTCACCTTCCGTCACCCTTTCCGGTACAAGCACCAGAAGGAGCTTTTCATCGCCGCAGAGGGTTTGTACTCTGGCCAATTCATCTACTGTGGAAAGAAGGCCAATCTCGTTGTCGGTAATGTTCTTCCTCTCAGATCTCTCCCTGAAGGTACCGTCATTTGCAACGTCGAGCACCACGTCGGTGACCGAGGTGTCCTTGCTAGGGCTTCTGGAGACTACGCCGTCGTTATCAGTCATAACCCGGACAATGGAACCTCCAG AGTCAAGCTTCCGTCTGGTGCCAAGAAGATTTTGCCAAGTGGTTGCAGAGCTATGATTGGTCAGGTTGCAGGAGGAGGTAGAACTGAGAAACCTATGTTGAAGGCAGGAAATGCTTATCACAAATTCAGGGTGAAGAGGAACAGTTGGCCTAAGGTTCGTGGTGTTGCTATGAACCCTGTTGAGCATCCCCATGGTGGTGGTAACCATCAACATATTGGTCACGCTAGTACCGTTCCCAGAGATGCTGCTCCCGGGCAAAAGGTTGGTCTTATTGCCGCCAGGAGGACTGGTCGTCTTCGAGGAcaagctgctgctgctgcttcaaAGTCCGACAAGGGTTCTTAG